The Corallococcus exiguus genome includes a window with the following:
- a CDS encoding CHAT domain-containing tetratricopeptide repeat protein: protein MRWVLGCMVMMALGCASLMPVGREPSDPRLKDALQAYEQSATLYEEGRYAEAVAPGEHALALREAVLGDSHPDVAYCLSLLGEVYRLQGDFARAGVVHERALAIREAVVNDDAVKAVTVARLLGFAASPAMETDRQAGGFYDHGHAMSRRTNNLFSLDKRRRMGAFASQEVTLSENQSAFAESLNNLANLYQQQGLYSRAEPLYSRALDLRETVLGKHHLTVSDSLNNLALLYREQGLYVRAEPLYVRALALRESALGKEDPLVADSLDTLATLYQDQGQYGRAEPLGLRALSIREEALGKKHPLVADSLNNLANLYQDQGLYDRAEPLYARALAIREAATDGSPSDLAAALNNLATLYQAQGKYSQAEPLYARALAIWEKAFGTHHPHVAASLNNLATLYRKQGKYSQAEPLYARALAIWEEVLGKRHPDVAGSLNNLATLYRDQGKYSQAEPLYERALAIREAVLGRNHPDLAASLNNLALLRLAQDRLDDAVPLFTRAFGVSEQRLRREALEFSEARLASFLQHLRADEEQLYALVRAHPDSAHVRRLALSAALLLKGRSVEETADISRAVYRSLGAEERGTFEQLRKLRTQLASLSLHGPGALTPSSYQRQLTALTEQGDALEATLASRSAPLRALSALPAPDDIVDRVAGALPDDGALVEFITYEDRPLVLGRGTAQLRCLALVLLPDGNIRALDLGPAAPIEAAASSLRDALARRDAAFEDSAHALYRLAFQPLLPLLGKARRLFLSPDGQLALVPFAALHDGRRYLVDSYDFTYVTSGKDLLPRPQQRRPASSVVVLADPAFNTGLQASPIPAGGASVVAERSPSLRREDLVARDWAPVPLPGSREEAEAIQRLFPQAQLFLGPKATKERLLHLSTPGILHLATHGFFLEDAAAPENARAVATFGALGEDPQAARPPDPLLRSGLLLAGETEKNASDSALVTALELAGLDLWGTQLVVLSACDTGRGAVRRGQGVYGLRRAFLVAGAETVVMSLWKVDDATTRTLMETYYRHLLGGEGLATALREAMRELRRAQPHPHYWAPFIAMGRDTPLRLLDAGARP, encoded by the coding sequence ATGCGGTGGGTTCTCGGGTGCATGGTGATGATGGCACTGGGGTGTGCCTCGCTCATGCCGGTGGGGCGGGAACCCTCGGATCCGCGGCTGAAGGACGCGCTCCAGGCCTACGAGCAGTCCGCGACGCTCTACGAGGAGGGTCGGTACGCGGAGGCCGTGGCGCCCGGTGAGCACGCCCTGGCGCTGCGGGAGGCCGTGCTCGGGGACTCGCATCCGGACGTCGCCTACTGCCTGAGCCTGCTGGGGGAGGTGTACCGCCTCCAGGGAGACTTCGCCCGGGCGGGCGTCGTTCACGAGCGCGCGCTGGCCATCCGGGAAGCGGTGGTGAACGACGACGCGGTGAAGGCCGTCACGGTGGCCAGGCTGCTCGGCTTCGCCGCCTCGCCCGCCATGGAGACGGACCGTCAGGCCGGGGGCTTCTACGACCATGGGCACGCGATGTCCCGGCGGACGAACAACCTGTTCAGCCTGGACAAGCGTCGCCGCATGGGGGCGTTCGCCAGCCAGGAGGTGACCCTCAGCGAGAACCAGTCCGCCTTCGCCGAGTCCCTCAACAATCTGGCCAACCTCTACCAACAACAGGGGCTCTACAGCCGCGCGGAGCCGCTCTACTCGCGCGCGTTGGATTTGCGGGAGACCGTGCTCGGCAAGCATCACCTCACCGTCTCGGACTCGCTCAACAACCTGGCGCTGCTCTACCGGGAGCAGGGGCTGTATGTCCGTGCGGAGCCGCTCTACGTGCGGGCGCTCGCCCTGCGCGAGTCGGCGCTGGGCAAGGAGGATCCGCTGGTCGCGGACTCGCTCGACACGCTGGCCACGCTCTACCAGGACCAGGGGCAGTACGGCCGGGCGGAGCCGCTGGGCCTGCGCGCGCTCTCCATCCGGGAGGAGGCGCTGGGCAAGAAGCATCCGTTGGTCGCGGACTCGCTCAACAACCTGGCCAATCTCTATCAGGACCAGGGGCTGTACGACCGGGCGGAGCCGCTCTACGCGCGGGCGCTGGCCATCCGGGAGGCGGCGACGGACGGCAGCCCTTCGGACCTGGCCGCCGCGCTCAACAACCTGGCCACGCTCTACCAGGCGCAGGGGAAGTACAGCCAGGCGGAGCCGCTCTACGCGCGGGCGCTGGCCATCTGGGAGAAGGCGTTCGGAACGCACCATCCGCACGTCGCGGCGTCGCTCAACAACCTGGCCACGCTGTACCGGAAGCAGGGGAAGTACAGCCAGGCGGAGCCGCTCTACGCGCGCGCGCTGGCCATCTGGGAGGAGGTTCTCGGCAAGAGGCATCCGGACGTCGCGGGGTCGCTCAACAACCTGGCCACGCTCTACCGGGACCAGGGGAAATACAGCCAGGCGGAGCCGCTCTACGAGCGCGCGCTGGCGATTCGCGAAGCCGTGCTGGGCCGGAATCATCCGGACCTCGCTGCGTCGCTCAACAACCTGGCGCTCCTGCGTCTGGCGCAGGACCGCCTGGACGACGCGGTGCCCTTGTTCACGCGCGCCTTCGGAGTCTCCGAGCAGCGCCTGCGTCGCGAGGCGCTCGAGTTCTCCGAGGCGCGGCTGGCCAGCTTCCTCCAGCACCTGCGCGCGGACGAGGAGCAGCTCTACGCGCTCGTGCGAGCGCACCCGGACTCCGCCCACGTCCGGCGTCTGGCATTGAGCGCCGCGCTGCTGCTCAAGGGCCGCTCCGTGGAGGAAACGGCGGACATCTCCCGAGCGGTCTACCGGAGCCTGGGCGCGGAGGAGCGAGGCACCTTCGAGCAGCTGCGCAAGCTGCGAACCCAGCTGGCCAGTCTCTCGCTGCACGGGCCCGGGGCGCTCACACCGTCCTCCTATCAGCGACAGCTCACGGCGCTGACCGAGCAGGGCGATGCATTGGAGGCGACGCTCGCCAGCCGTTCCGCGCCGCTGCGCGCGTTGTCCGCGCTGCCCGCGCCGGATGACATCGTCGACCGTGTCGCGGGAGCCCTGCCGGACGATGGTGCCCTCGTGGAGTTCATCACCTACGAGGACCGTCCCCTCGTGTTGGGAAGGGGCACGGCCCAGCTCCGCTGTCTGGCGTTGGTGCTGCTGCCCGACGGGAACATCCGCGCGTTGGACCTGGGGCCCGCGGCGCCCATCGAAGCCGCGGCCTCCAGCCTGCGAGACGCGCTGGCTCGCCGGGACGCGGCCTTCGAGGACTCCGCCCACGCGCTCTACCGGCTCGCGTTCCAGCCGCTGCTCCCGCTGTTGGGGAAGGCCCGCCGTCTCTTCCTCTCACCGGATGGTCAGCTGGCGCTGGTGCCCTTCGCGGCGCTGCACGACGGGCGGCGGTACCTGGTGGACAGCTACGACTTCACCTACGTGACGTCCGGCAAGGACCTGTTGCCCCGGCCCCAGCAGCGGAGGCCGGCGTCCTCGGTGGTGGTGCTGGCGGATCCCGCGTTCAACACGGGGCTCCAGGCGTCCCCGATCCCCGCGGGAGGCGCGTCCGTGGTGGCGGAGCGTTCGCCTTCGCTGCGGCGTGAGGACCTGGTGGCGAGGGATTGGGCACCGGTGCCGTTGCCGGGCTCGCGCGAGGAGGCGGAGGCCATCCAGCGCCTGTTCCCGCAGGCGCAGCTGTTCCTGGGGCCGAAGGCGACCAAGGAGCGGCTGCTGCACCTGAGCACACCGGGCATCCTGCACCTGGCGACCCACGGCTTCTTCCTGGAGGACGCCGCCGCGCCGGAGAACGCGCGAGCCGTCGCGACCTTCGGAGCGCTGGGCGAGGATCCGCAGGCCGCGCGCCCGCCGGATCCGCTGCTGCGCTCCGGCCTGCTGCTCGCGGGGGAGACGGAGAAGAATGCTTCCGACAGCGCGCTGGTGACGGCGCTGGAGCTGGCGGGCCTGGACCTGTGGGGCACGCAGCTGGTGGTCCTGTCCGCGTGTGACACCGGCCGGGGCGCGGTCCGACGAGGCCAGGGCGTCTACGGCCTGCGCCGGGCCTTCCTGGTGGCGGGTGCGGAGACGGTGGTGATGAGTCTCTGGAAGGTGGACGACGCGACGACGCGTACGTTGATGGAGACCTACTATCGCCACCTGCTCGGTGGTGAGGGCCTGGCCACGGCGCTGCGCGAAGCGATGCGGGAGCTGCGCAGGGCGCAGCCCCATCCGCACTACTGGGCGCCCTTCATCGCCATGGGGCGGGACACGCCGCTGCGACTGCTCGACGCAGGCGCGCGGCCCTGA
- a CDS encoding class II aldolase/adducin family protein, translated as MSGAGGHQALREAMVATSRRMNTSGLNQGTSGNLSQRVEGGFLLTPSGMNYETMTPEDLVLMRFDGSHEGHRKPSTEWQLHRDILQARPEVGAVLHTHSMFSTTLACLRRGIPAFHYMVSAAGGTDIRCAEYATFGTPELARHMMVALEGRKACLLANHGMVAVGMDLAAAWKLAVEVETLAAMYWRALQLGEPVVLDDAEMERVFQQFRGYGQ; from the coding sequence GTGAGCGGGGCGGGGGGCCACCAGGCACTGCGCGAGGCGATGGTGGCCACCTCGCGGCGGATGAACACCTCCGGGCTGAACCAGGGCACGTCCGGCAACCTGAGCCAGCGGGTGGAGGGCGGCTTCCTCCTCACGCCGTCCGGGATGAACTACGAGACGATGACGCCGGAGGACCTGGTCCTCATGCGCTTCGACGGCTCGCACGAGGGTCACCGCAAGCCGTCCACCGAGTGGCAGCTGCACCGGGACATCCTCCAGGCGAGGCCGGAGGTGGGCGCGGTGCTGCACACGCACAGCATGTTCAGCACCACGCTGGCCTGCCTGCGCCGGGGCATCCCCGCCTTCCACTACATGGTGTCCGCGGCGGGCGGCACGGACATCCGGTGCGCCGAGTACGCCACCTTCGGCACGCCGGAACTGGCGAGGCACATGATGGTGGCCCTGGAGGGCCGCAAGGCGTGTCTGCTGGCCAACCACGGAATGGTCGCCGTGGGCATGGACCTGGCAGCGGCCTGGAAGCTGGCGGTGGAGGTGGAGACGCTGGCGGCCATGTATTGGCGCGCGCTCCAACTGGGCGAGCCCGTGGTGCTGGACGACGCGGAAATGGAGCGTGTGTTCCAGCAATTCCGGGGGTATGGCCAGTAG
- the mtnA gene encoding S-methyl-5-thioribose-1-phosphate isomerase yields MKVQGVPMRSIWVESDGWSVGVIDQTRLPHAFVKVKLSTADEAGHAIRSMLVRGAPLIGATAAYGVCLAMRQDASDGALEKALTMLRATRPTAVNLHWALDGMRQVLAPLKPSERVEAAYRQAAALCDEDVAINRAIGEHALKLFQEAWDKKGRKGRLNVLTHCNAGWLATVDWGTALAPMYLAHDAGIPLHVWVDETRPRNQGAVLTAWELGQHGVPHTVIADNVGGHLMQHGEVDLCIVGTDRTTARGDVANKIGTYLKALAAKDNGVPFYVALPSPTIDWTIQDGVKEIPIEQRDGAELSDVTGRLPSGDIATVRITPPGSPAANYAFDVTPARLVTALVTERGVCPATEEGMLSLFPERRAQRSPAK; encoded by the coding sequence ATGAAAGTCCAAGGCGTTCCGATGCGCTCCATCTGGGTCGAGTCCGACGGCTGGAGCGTCGGCGTCATCGACCAGACGCGCCTGCCGCACGCGTTCGTGAAGGTGAAGCTGTCCACGGCGGACGAAGCGGGCCATGCCATCCGCAGCATGCTGGTGCGCGGCGCGCCGCTCATCGGCGCCACGGCGGCGTACGGCGTGTGTCTGGCCATGCGGCAGGACGCGTCCGACGGCGCGCTGGAGAAGGCGCTGACCATGCTCCGGGCCACGCGGCCCACGGCGGTGAACCTGCACTGGGCGCTGGATGGGATGCGCCAGGTGCTCGCGCCGCTGAAGCCGTCCGAGCGCGTGGAGGCCGCGTACCGGCAGGCGGCGGCGCTGTGCGACGAGGACGTGGCCATCAACCGCGCCATCGGCGAGCACGCGCTGAAGCTGTTCCAGGAGGCGTGGGACAAGAAGGGCCGCAAGGGACGGCTCAACGTGCTCACGCACTGCAACGCCGGCTGGCTGGCCACGGTGGACTGGGGCACGGCGCTGGCGCCCATGTACCTGGCGCACGACGCGGGCATCCCCCTGCACGTCTGGGTGGACGAAACGCGTCCGCGCAACCAGGGCGCGGTGCTGACGGCGTGGGAGCTGGGACAGCACGGCGTCCCGCACACGGTCATCGCGGACAACGTCGGTGGGCACCTGATGCAGCACGGGGAAGTAGACCTGTGCATCGTCGGCACGGACCGCACGACGGCGCGCGGGGACGTGGCGAACAAGATTGGCACGTACCTGAAGGCGCTGGCCGCGAAGGACAACGGCGTGCCGTTCTACGTGGCGCTGCCGTCGCCCACCATCGACTGGACCATCCAGGATGGCGTGAAGGAGATCCCCATCGAGCAGCGCGACGGTGCGGAGCTCAGTGACGTCACGGGCCGGCTGCCTTCGGGAGACATCGCCACGGTGAGGATTACGCCTCCGGGGAGCCCCGCCGCGAACTACGCGTTCGACGTGACGCCCGCGCGGCTGGTGACGGCGCTCGTCACGGAGCGCGGCGTGTGTCCCGCGACGGAGGAGGGGATGCTGTCCCTCTTCCCGGAGCGGCGCGCTCAGCGGAGCCCCGCGAAGTGA
- a CDS encoding S-methyl-5'-thioadenosine phosphorylase — protein MSSSNKPVLGIIGGSGLYQIDGLTDVSWRRVSSPFGETSDEFCFGRIGDQPVVFLPRHGRGHKIPPSELNFRANIDALKRSGVTDILSVSAVGSLREDLPPGTFVVVDQFVDRTFARVKSFFSQGLVAHVSMAKPTCSRLGDAVMAACEGLDIKIVRGGTYLVMEGPQFSTLAESKMYRQWGCDVIGMTNMPEAKLAREAEICYASVSMVTDYDCWHPDHDAVTVDQVIAVLLGNAGKARGLVKNIAPLVSQHSTPCHAGCQTALEHAIMTSPDARDPAMVEKLSAVAGRVLKR, from the coding sequence ATGTCGAGTTCCAACAAGCCCGTGCTGGGCATCATCGGCGGCAGCGGCCTGTATCAGATTGACGGCCTGACGGATGTCTCGTGGCGCCGGGTGTCGTCGCCGTTCGGTGAGACGTCGGACGAGTTCTGCTTCGGGCGCATCGGCGACCAGCCGGTGGTGTTCCTGCCGCGCCACGGGCGTGGGCACAAGATTCCGCCGTCGGAGCTGAACTTCCGCGCGAACATCGACGCGCTCAAGCGCAGCGGCGTGACGGACATCCTCTCCGTCTCCGCGGTGGGCAGCCTGCGGGAGGATTTGCCGCCGGGCACCTTCGTGGTGGTGGACCAGTTCGTGGACCGCACCTTCGCGCGCGTGAAGAGCTTCTTCTCGCAGGGGCTGGTGGCGCACGTGTCCATGGCGAAGCCCACGTGCTCGCGCCTGGGCGACGCGGTGATGGCCGCGTGCGAGGGCCTGGACATCAAAATCGTGCGCGGTGGCACGTACCTGGTGATGGAGGGCCCGCAGTTCTCCACGCTGGCGGAGAGCAAGATGTACCGGCAGTGGGGCTGCGATGTGATTGGCATGACCAACATGCCGGAGGCCAAGCTCGCCCGTGAGGCGGAGATCTGCTACGCGAGCGTTTCGATGGTCACGGATTACGACTGCTGGCATCCGGACCACGACGCGGTGACGGTGGATCAGGTGATCGCGGTGCTGCTGGGCAACGCGGGCAAGGCGCGCGGGCTGGTGAAGAACATCGCGCCGCTCGTGAGCCAGCACTCCACCCCGTGCCACGCCGGCTGCCAGACGGCGCTGGAGCACGCCATCATGACGTCGCCCGACGCGCGCGACCCGGCCATGGTGGAGAAGCTCTCCGCGGTGGCGGGCCGCGTCCTCAAGCGCTGA
- the mtnC gene encoding acireductone synthase encodes MSAPKAVVTDIEGTTSSIAFVKDVLFPFARKHLAEYIATHGQQAAVRQCLSDARTLAGEPGLDEVGTVALLQRWLNVDRKATPLKTLQGLIWEEGYARGEIKGHVHADAARALREWHAKGMRLYVYSSGSIAAQKLIFGYSVEGDLTPVFSGYFDTTTGPKVEAASYTKIAQALELPPNDILFLSDNTAELDAAKQAGLRTAALDRGEVALPPGHGHPVFHDFTSLDPFAHVS; translated from the coding sequence GTGAGTGCTCCCAAGGCAGTCGTCACGGACATCGAAGGCACCACCAGCTCCATCGCCTTCGTGAAGGACGTCCTCTTCCCCTTCGCCCGGAAGCACCTGGCGGAGTACATCGCCACGCACGGGCAGCAGGCCGCCGTGCGCCAGTGCCTGTCCGACGCCCGCACGCTCGCGGGCGAGCCCGGCCTGGACGAGGTGGGCACCGTCGCGCTGCTCCAGCGCTGGTTGAACGTGGACCGCAAGGCCACGCCGCTCAAGACGCTCCAGGGGCTCATCTGGGAGGAGGGCTACGCGCGCGGCGAAATCAAGGGCCACGTCCACGCGGACGCGGCCCGGGCCCTGCGTGAATGGCACGCGAAGGGGATGCGCCTGTATGTCTATTCCTCCGGCAGCATCGCCGCGCAGAAGCTGATTTTTGGCTACAGCGTGGAGGGGGACCTGACGCCGGTGTTCTCCGGCTACTTCGACACCACCACTGGACCCAAGGTGGAGGCGGCGTCGTACACGAAGATTGCCCAGGCGCTGGAGCTGCCGCCCAACGACATCCTGTTCCTCTCCGACAACACGGCGGAACTGGACGCGGCGAAGCAGGCGGGCCTGCGCACCGCGGCCCTGGACCGGGGCGAGGTGGCCCTGCCGCCGGGCCATGGGCACCCGGTGTTCCACGACTTCACGTCGCTCGACCCGTTCGCGCACGTGTCTTGA
- a CDS encoding 1,2-dihydroxy-3-keto-5-methylthiopentene dioxygenase, whose protein sequence is MSKLIVYNDHQPEAPLGVFTEPEDIRRELKPAGVRFERVDASVDLPDGAGQEEVLAAYKHVVDAEMKAHGYNTVDVARIKPDAPNVEAARAKFLSEHAHTEDESRIMVEGSGCFYLHAGDKVFQVECTRGDLISVPEGMKHWFDMGAAPRFAAIRFFIRPDGWVGHFTGETIAERFPKYAP, encoded by the coding sequence ATGAGCAAGCTGATTGTCTACAACGACCACCAGCCGGAGGCGCCGCTGGGCGTCTTCACCGAACCCGAGGACATCCGTCGCGAGCTGAAGCCCGCGGGCGTGCGCTTCGAGCGCGTGGACGCGTCCGTGGACCTGCCGGACGGCGCGGGCCAGGAAGAGGTCCTCGCGGCCTACAAGCACGTGGTGGACGCGGAGATGAAGGCCCACGGCTACAACACCGTGGACGTGGCGCGCATCAAGCCGGACGCGCCCAACGTGGAGGCCGCCCGCGCGAAGTTCCTCTCCGAGCACGCCCACACGGAGGACGAGTCGCGCATCATGGTGGAGGGCAGCGGCTGCTTCTACCTGCACGCGGGCGACAAGGTCTTCCAGGTGGAGTGCACGCGAGGCGACCTCATCAGCGTGCCGGAAGGCATGAAGCACTGGTTCGACATGGGCGCCGCGCCCCGGTTCGCCGCCATCCGCTTCTTCATCCGCCCGGACGGCTGGGTGGGCCACTTCACCGGCGAGACCATCGCCGAGCGCTTCCCGAAGTACGCGCCGTGA
- a CDS encoding methylthioribulose 1-phosphate dehydratase has product MSIDPAPAATLSEAAREIVEVGRFLSVRNFVPATSGNFSRRLDARTAAVTRSGVDKGELVEADILVADIHAPPPKGSSAETPLHLQLYRDRPEAQAVLHTHSVVAALLSNLRLPEGELVLQDFELLKALGDTRTHETAVSIPIFPNDQDIPRLADKVTAMLEKRTDLVAYLIAGHGLYTWGRSMAEARRHVVALEHLLTYELEKMKVRR; this is encoded by the coding sequence ATGAGCATCGACCCGGCCCCCGCCGCGACCCTGTCCGAAGCGGCCCGTGAAATCGTCGAAGTGGGCCGCTTCCTCAGCGTGCGCAACTTCGTGCCCGCCACCAGCGGCAACTTCTCCCGCAGGCTGGATGCCCGCACCGCCGCCGTCACCCGCTCCGGCGTGGACAAGGGCGAACTGGTGGAGGCGGACATCCTGGTCGCGGACATCCACGCGCCGCCGCCCAAGGGCTCGTCCGCGGAGACGCCCCTTCACCTGCAGCTGTACAGAGACCGGCCGGAGGCGCAGGCCGTGCTGCACACGCACTCCGTGGTGGCCGCGCTCCTGTCGAACCTGCGGCTGCCGGAAGGCGAGCTGGTCCTCCAGGACTTCGAGCTGCTCAAGGCCCTGGGCGACACGCGCACGCACGAGACGGCGGTGTCCATCCCCATTTTCCCCAACGACCAGGACATCCCCCGGCTCGCGGACAAGGTGACCGCGATGCTCGAGAAACGCACGGACCTGGTCGCGTATCTCATTGCCGGCCACGGGCTTTACACCTGGGGCCGGAGCATGGCCGAGGCCCGCCGCCACGTGGTGGCGCTGGAACACCTGCTGACGTACGAACTCGAGAAGATGAAGGTGCGGCGATGA
- a CDS encoding alpha/beta hydrolase, whose amino-acid sequence MQRFRRLLMAFVLVTGMLYLALCALAFAAQRSLIYPAPHTEPANLRDQPGFGVVPLASGLNVDRFYLPAPPGARTVVHFHGNGEQLLWQQGLGQALGDVGLGFLAVEYPGYGASPGSPSEAGLYASAEAALQFLREQGVKPEDIVLSGRSLGTGVAVEMARRGYGARMVLVSPYTSMVAMGQRTMPFLPVSLLMRDRYQSLDKAKDIPIPVLIIHGEQDEVVPVDMGRTLGQRFPHALVVTVPGAGHNDVLEREGQQDLARLAKFALDGT is encoded by the coding sequence GTGCAACGCTTTCGCCGCCTCCTCATGGCCTTCGTCCTCGTCACTGGCATGCTGTACCTCGCGCTGTGCGCCCTTGCCTTCGCCGCGCAGCGCTCCCTCATCTACCCCGCGCCCCACACGGAGCCCGCGAACCTGCGCGACCAGCCGGGCTTCGGCGTGGTGCCGCTGGCCTCAGGCCTCAACGTGGACCGCTTCTATCTGCCCGCGCCTCCGGGAGCCCGCACCGTGGTGCACTTCCACGGCAACGGCGAGCAGCTCCTGTGGCAGCAGGGCCTGGGCCAGGCGCTCGGGGACGTGGGGTTGGGCTTCCTCGCGGTCGAGTACCCCGGCTACGGCGCGTCGCCGGGCAGTCCGTCCGAGGCGGGTCTGTACGCGTCCGCGGAGGCCGCGCTCCAGTTCCTCCGTGAGCAGGGCGTGAAGCCAGAGGACATCGTGCTCAGCGGGCGCAGCCTGGGCACCGGCGTCGCCGTGGAGATGGCCCGGCGCGGTTACGGTGCACGCATGGTGCTGGTGTCCCCGTACACGTCCATGGTCGCCATGGGCCAGCGCACCATGCCCTTCCTGCCAGTGTCGCTGCTGATGCGCGACCGCTACCAGTCGCTCGACAAGGCCAAGGACATCCCCATCCCCGTCCTCATCATCCATGGCGAGCAGGACGAAGTGGTCCCCGTGGACATGGGCCGCACGCTGGGCCAGCGCTTCCCGCACGCCCTCGTGGTGACCGTGCCAGGCGCGGGCCACAACGACGTGCTGGAGCGGGAGGGTCAGCAGGATCTCGCGCGGCTGGCCAAGTTCGCGCTCGACGGGACCTGA
- a CDS encoding DUF1501 domain-containing protein, with translation MTTRLSRRQLLQALGMAGAGLVLAPPFLSRAWAASPGDAPARRALVTVFLRGGADGLSLVPPVEDDAYQRARPTLALKFEGEHAALKLKGPFGLHPSLGALMPLWSEGKLAVLPGVGLPVTPRSHFDAQDFMESGTPGRKATVDGWLNRALLDAKDDAPLRAVALQPTLPRALYGNAGALAMGRLEDFRLRTGRQHGDARQGFSALYSGAVDQALKGAGADAFEAMSKLDGARLAKLPVSPGVTYPGTPLSRRLQDIARLIKGDVGLEVAATEMGGWDTHVAQGVTQGAFARRCEELGNALAAFAADLGPKLDTVTVLVMTEFGRTVKENGNQGTDHGVGGVMFALGGGVKGGVHGRFESLTVDRLQDGRDVPSWTDVRAPLSEALRACRPGVALAKVFPGYREDSALGMFT, from the coding sequence ATGACGACACGACTTTCCCGCAGGCAGCTCCTTCAAGCCCTGGGGATGGCGGGCGCGGGCCTCGTGCTGGCGCCGCCCTTCCTGTCCCGCGCCTGGGCCGCGAGTCCAGGCGATGCGCCCGCCCGTCGCGCACTGGTGACGGTGTTCCTGCGAGGCGGCGCGGACGGCCTGTCGTTGGTGCCACCCGTGGAGGATGACGCCTATCAGCGCGCACGGCCCACGCTCGCGCTCAAGTTCGAGGGCGAGCACGCCGCACTGAAGCTCAAGGGCCCCTTCGGTCTGCACCCCTCGCTCGGCGCCCTGATGCCCCTGTGGTCGGAAGGGAAGCTCGCGGTGCTCCCCGGCGTGGGGCTTCCTGTCACGCCACGTTCGCACTTCGACGCGCAGGACTTCATGGAGTCCGGCACGCCGGGCCGCAAGGCCACCGTGGACGGCTGGCTCAACCGAGCGCTCCTGGATGCGAAGGACGACGCACCCCTGCGCGCCGTGGCCCTGCAACCCACGTTGCCGCGAGCCCTCTACGGCAACGCGGGAGCCCTCGCGATGGGGCGGTTGGAGGACTTCCGGCTGCGCACCGGACGCCAGCATGGCGACGCGCGCCAGGGCTTCTCCGCGCTCTACTCCGGCGCGGTGGATCAAGCCCTGAAGGGCGCGGGCGCGGACGCCTTCGAGGCCATGTCGAAGCTGGACGGAGCCCGCCTCGCGAAGCTGCCCGTGTCGCCCGGTGTGACGTACCCGGGGACGCCGCTGTCCCGCCGTCTCCAGGACATCGCGCGCCTCATCAAGGGCGACGTGGGGCTGGAGGTCGCCGCGACGGAGATGGGCGGTTGGGACACGCACGTCGCCCAGGGCGTCACCCAGGGCGCGTTCGCGAGGCGCTGCGAGGAACTGGGCAACGCGCTGGCCGCGTTCGCGGCGGACCTGGGCCCGAAGCTCGACACCGTGACGGTGCTGGTGATGACGGAGTTCGGCCGCACCGTGAAGGAGAACGGCAATCAGGGCACCGACCACGGCGTGGGCGGCGTGATGTTCGCGCTGGGCGGCGGCGTGAAGGGTGGCGTGCACGGCCGCTTCGAATCCCTCACGGTGGACCGCCTCCAGGACGGCCGGGACGTGCCCTCCTGGACCGACGTTCGCGCCCCCCTGTCCGAGGCCCTCCGCGCCTGCCGCCCCGGCGTGGCCCTGGCGAAGGTGTTCCCCGGCTACCGGGAGGACAGCGCCCTTGGGATGTTCACCTGA